The Verrucomicrobiia bacterium genome includes the window CGCGCTCAGGATGCGGCATGAGCCCTGCCACATTGCGGGCCTCGTTGCAAATGCCGGCGATGTTCTCGAGCGAGCCGTTGGGGTTGGCTTGTTCGGTCGCT containing:
- a CDS encoding phosphoribosylformylglycinamidine synthase subunit PurQ; amino-acid sequence: ATEQANPNGSLENIAGICNEARNVAGLMPHPERASEKILGCDDGRLIFESLIRSLQNRLSAKAA